One genomic segment of Candidatus Aminicenantes bacterium includes these proteins:
- a CDS encoding GNAT family N-acetyltransferase, with translation MIVRSARPEDRPSIRALAARLGLDYEDMEGDRFWIAEDGGRLAGLVGLKRHVDCLELVGLGVDPELRSGGIGGRLVAALAAAAESDVYLATIIPPYFARLGFGKAESIPAGMAKAPSWCEGCSGIGCTIMVRRRS, from the coding sequence ATGATCGTCCGATCCGCCCGACCCGAAGACAGGCCCTCGATCCGAGCCCTGGCCGCCCGCCTCGGCCTCGACTACGAAGACATGGAAGGCGACCGCTTCTGGATCGCCGAGGACGGCGGCCGGCTTGCCGGCCTGGTCGGGCTCAAACGCCATGTCGACTGCCTGGAGCTCGTCGGGCTCGGGGTGGATCCCGAGCTGCGTTCCGGCGGCATCGGCGGCCGGCTCGTGGCGGCCTTGGCCGCCGCGGCGGAGAGCGACGTCTATCTGGCCACGATCATCCCCCCCTATTTCGCCCGCCTCGGATTCGGCAAGGCGGAATCCATCCCCGCCGGCATGGCCAAGGCCCCCTCCTGGTGCGAAGGCTGCTCCGGGATCGGGTGCACGATCATGGTTCGGAGGCGCTCATGA